Part of the Candidatus Chlorohelix allophototropha genome, ACGCGGTTGGTTGGGATAAAACAATAATAGCAACCAACAATGGGGGTAAAAACTGGGTGCAACTAATTTCCCCATTGGAAAAGTCTGGAGGACGGGTGGATGTAACAGGCATAGGCTGCACAACTGCTAAAAATTGTGTGGTTGTAGGTGAAAGTGGAACATTCCTAGTTACTCAAGACGGTGGTACCAACTGGGACTCTCCAAGAAAACAGAATGTCGAATCCCTTAAAACAATTACTTGCCCTACCAAAAACGTCTGTTATGCTGGCGGTTGGTACAGTGCAATATTAGCAACAACCGATGGTGGCAGAAACTGGAATGAGCAAAAAATAACAGCTAAAAGCATCAAGCAAATTGCCTGTTTGACTACAACCAATTGCTTTGCCAGTGGCGATAAAGGGACGGTTTTTATTACTCGCGATGGTGGAGATACTTGGATTGAGCAAACCATAACGGCAAACGGCGTAATTAATGATATTTCCTGCCTTTCCCCCAATACTTGCTTTGCAACAAGCGATAAAGGTGAGGTTTCTGCTACCATTGACAGCGGCAAAAGTTGGGTAACACAAAATACGGGTACTACTATCAGTTTGAGTAGTATTAGCTGCCCAAGTGTTTTAAATTGCTATGTGGTAGGGGCACAAGGTACAGATTATTGGAAAAATGACAAGCATAAGGGAGTACTGGTTAGCACCGATGATGGTGGTAAAACTTGGAGCGCCACCACTACTCCGGTAGGGCAAGAATTTATTTCGATTAGCTGTCCTTCCACAACTACTTGTTTTGCTGCTAATTCCATAAAAAGTGATGCCTTTCCGTGGAGGGTCACGCTTTTTAAAAGCGAAGATAGCGGAAAATCTTGGGATAAAGTAACCGAAACCAACGGTCCAAGCAACATCACATGCGCCACTACCCAGATTTGTTATTCCGCTAATCAGGACGGCACGGTGTCTTTTACTAATGACGGCGGAAAATCTTGGACAAAACAACTTCCTGGGGTAGGTTATATTATTTCAAAGGTTAGTTGCCCAACTCCTGATTATTGTTTTCTAGTTGGATTTAAGTTCTCAAATGATAGTTCCAGCTTTATCTTAACCAACGCCGATGAATTGAAGAATCCTTAAGAAGGGTTCAGGGCGTTGCAGAGAATAATATTTTTGACAAGTAAATTCAAAGCAACGGAAGGAAAGGCACCAAACCAATCCATGAGGGTGTACATTAGTGTGTGTAAATGGAAAAAGCTGCTGCTACAATAAAGCAATTAAAACCAGCTAATAAGGAGAAAACCATTTATGCCAGACAGCAACCAGAACTCGAATTCAAAAAAGAAGCAGACCCAGGAGATTATTCAGGCATCCTTACCACCCATGGAGTTAATCCAACAACAGTTGGGCAGTGCCAAAAGTATGGACGATTTCTTCGGCAAAGAAGGCATCCTTTGCCGGGTTTTCGGCCATACCCTCGAAAAATTGTTGGAAGCTGAACTCACTGACCACCTCGGCTACGACAAATACGAAGCGGCAGGTCGAAACAGTGGCAACTCGCGCAACGGCAAAATCAACCGCTCCAGCGCCGGTGAAACCGAAATAGCCGTGCCCAGAGACCGTAACGGGGAGATCGAACCGAAGCTTCTTAAAAAGTACGCTCACAATACCAACGAGCTCGAAGAGAAGATTTTGGGCTGCTATGCCAGGGGTCTTTCCACTCGTGACATCCAGGAGAGCCTGGTCGAGATGTAGGGCATGGATGTCAGTGCAGCGACCATTAGCACCATCACCGACAAGGTGTGACCTCTGGTGGAAGAATGGCAGAACCGGCCTTTCATACCATCATCTACCTGGATGCCATTTTCATCAAGTTGCGGCGAGAAGATAAGGTCGAAAATGTGGCTGTGTACAATGCCCTGGGAGTAGACCTGGAAGGACGGCGCGACATTTTAGGTCACTGGATTGGGGAAGGCACCGGCGAAGGAGCCAAATTCTGGCTGAGTGTGTTAGGAGAAGTCAAGGTCCGAGGAGTAAGAGAGATTTTCATTGCCTGCGTGGACGGATTTAGCGAGGCGATTGCTGCTGTCTTTCCCTACACCGAGGTTCAGCGCTGCATCATTCACCAAATCCGCACCAGCCTGCGCTATGTGGTCTGGAAGGATCAGAAAGC contains:
- a CDS encoding IS256 family transposase, producing the protein MAEPAFHTIIYLDAIFIKLRREDKVENVAVYNALGVDLEGRRDILGHWIGEGTGEGAKFWLSVLGEVKVRGVREIFIACVDGFSEAIAAVFPYTEVQRCIIHQIRTSLRYVVWKDQKAFMADLKTVYKAATREEAELNLLNI
- a CDS encoding WD40/YVTN/BNR-like repeat-containing protein; this translates as MRKLVIITIGAIGLLAVLALIIFSIASKLLETSVAVKQNPVVNPTSTALATIPKVQRTGDGSWVWLYPATPSTTLSAVNCPASDACFAVGELGVILFSNDGGKNWQGQVSSTNQNLDQLICPTPQNCYATGLLGAFVATENGGSKWTTYPDGSGYRIDGITCPEAKVCIVVGHGSVSITRDAGVSWQPFGKGAVSELSALFCKSINTCFATSSQGEIFNTTDGGNIWNKLNSPVDYNLFDITCPTEKTCFAIGQIGTIVATTDGGKNWNIQITLGGLARLTKITCIGQATCYAVGWDKTIIATNNGGKNWVQLISPLEKSGGRVDVTGIGCTTAKNCVVVGESGTFLVTQDGGTNWDSPRKQNVESLKTITCPTKNVCYAGGWYSAILATTDGGRNWNEQKITAKSIKQIACLTTTNCFASGDKGTVFITRDGGDTWIEQTITANGVINDISCLSPNTCFATSDKGEVSATIDSGKSWVTQNTGTTISLSSISCPSVLNCYVVGAQGTDYWKNDKHKGVLVSTDDGGKTWSATTTPVGQEFISISCPSTTTCFAANSIKSDAFPWRVTLFKSEDSGKSWDKVTETNGPSNITCATTQICYSANQDGTVSFTNDGGKSWTKQLPGVGYIISKVSCPTPDYCFLVGFKFSNDSSSFILTNADELKNP
- a CDS encoding transposase, with protein sequence MPDSNQNSNSKKKQTQEIIQASLPPMELIQQQLGSAKSMDDFFGKEGILCRVFGHTLEKLLEAELTDHLGYDKYEAAGRNSGNSRNGKINRSSAGETEIAVPRDRNGEIEPKLLKKYAHNTNELEEKILGCYARGLSTRDIQESLVEM